The DNA sequence GTCAGCACCTGGGCCAGGTGATGGGCGTTCCCTTCGCGGGTGCGGCCGGACAGGATCTCGTCGCCGATGACCAGGATGGCGGCTGTGGGGTTGTCGGACTGCATCAGGCTCTCCCTTGGGTGTCGCGCCTCATCTATGCCCGCAGCCGGGGCTGGAACAAGTGGGCGCGCGTCTCTATCTAGGGCGGCAGACAGAAAGGATCAGCGATGGACGAAGGCCGTATCACGAGGGAAGGCATCCGCCTGCACATGCCCGGGGATTTCGCAGGCATGCGGGCGGCGGGCGCCCTGGCCGCACGGATCCTGGACGAGGTGGGGCCGATGGTCGCACCGGGCGTCACCACCGGCGCGCTGGACGATTTCATCCGGGGCCGGGTGACGGAGCTGGGCGCGACCTCGGCCACGATCGGCTATCGCGGGTACCAGCACGCCAGCTGCATCAGCGTGAACCACGTGGTCTGTCACGGCATCCCCGGCGACAAGAGCCTCAAGGACGGCGATATCCTGAACATCGACGTGACGGTCATCCTGGACGGCTGGTTCGGCGACACCAGCCGGATGTATGTGGCGGGCAAGCCGTCGCTCAAGGCGCAGCGGCTGCTGCAGGTGACCCATGACGCGCTGATGAAGGGGATCGAGGCCGTGCGCCCCGGCGCGACCTTCGGCGACATCGGCGCGGCCATCCAGACCTATGCGGAGGAACGGCGAATGTCGGTGGTGCGCGACTTCTGTGGGCACGGGATCGGGCGGGTGTTCCATTCGCCGCCCAACGTGCTGCATTTCGGACGCCCGGGAAAAGGGCCGGTGCTGGAGGAGGGCATGTTCTTCACGATCGAGCCGATGATCAACCTGGGCCGCCCGGAAACCAAGGTCCTGGCCGATGACTGGACGGCGGTGACGCGCGACAAGTCGCTCTCGGCGCAGTTCGAACATTCGATCGGCGTGACGGCCGACGGATGCGAGATCTTTACCCCTTCCGACCGGTTCTTCCCCGAACTGGCGTGATCGATTGCGTCCCGCGGTGGCCGGGGGCGCTCCGCCCCCCGGACCCCCCGGAGGTCGCAATCATTCATTGGTTACGAAAACACCGCAAGGCGTCCTCCGCCCCAGGGGGTCCGGGGGGTTGAACCCCCCGGCACCGCGCGGGACGCAAAGCTCAGGCGCGGCCGGACGCCGCCGACAAAAGCGACGGATCGATCCCCTGCGCCCGCAGCGCGCGCTGCCACTTGTCCTCGTGCGACAGATCGAAGATCAGGTCCTCGGCGCCATCTCCGGTCAACCAGCCATTGGCCAGCATCTCGGTCTCCAGCTGCCCCGGCCCCCAGCCTGCATAGCCAAGCGCCAGAACCGCAGGGTCCGGACCATAGCCCTGCGCCAGTTCCACCAGGATGTCGCGCGTCGTGGTCATCGCCAGCGCCTGACCGATCCGCAAGCGACCCTCGGGGTCCTGCCCGTGCTCGGCCACCTTGTGCAGCACGAATCCCCGGCCCGGCTCGACCGGGCCGCCAAAGCGTACCTCGATCGGCCGCGCATCCTCCTCGGCCTCGATGCCCAGCTGGTCCAGCAGATCGCCAAAGCCGATCTCGGGCAGCGGGCGATTCAGCACCAGCCCCATCGCCCCCTCGTCGGAATGCGCGCAGACCAGCACCACGGACCGCTCGAAACGCGGATCGCTCATGCCGGGCATGGCGATCAGGATCTTGCCGGTCAGGTTGCGGTCTTGGGCGGAATCACCGGTGATGCTGGTCATCATGTCTCCTTTTCATGACAGATCGGCACTGGGGCGGGATGTTGCAAGGCTTGCGCGGAATTGTGACTTTCCGCCCCCGCTGCGCGGGCGCTAGGACAAGGGCATGACACATTTCCCCCGCCCGCTTCTTGCCACCGCCCTGGCGCTTGTCCTGACCGGACCCGCCATCGCCCAGGACGACCTGCCGCCCGGCCTGCGCGGCGCACAGCTGCTGCCCGGATGGACCGAGCCCGGCGGCGCCCGCATCCTGGCGCTGGAATTGCTGCTGGAGCCGGGCTGGAAGACCTACTGGCGCAGCCCCGGCGACACCGGCCTGCCGCCCCAGTTGGACTGGGCGGGGTCACGGAACCTGTCCCATGTCACCCTGCACTGGCCCGCGCCCCAGGCCATCCGGTCCGGAGAGACGCTGGAGATGGGCTATCACGACCGCCTCGTGCTGCCGCTGACCGCCCATCCGCAGGACCCCGGCAAGCCCGTCGACATCGCCGCCCAGATCGATCTGGGCCTGTGCGAGAACATTTGCGTCCCGGTTCACCTTGAACTGCGGGCGCCGCCCGTGGGCACGCAGTCGGACCCGGTGATCGCCAGCGCCCTTGCGGCGGAGCCGCAGCGCCTGGACGGCAACCCTGCCTGCGAGGTGACGCCCTTGGCAGACGGGCTGCGCGTCGCGATGGACCTGCCGCAGGGCCCGGCCACGCTGGCCGCGGTGGAACTGACCGACAATCCGCAGGTCTGGGTCTCGGCGGCGGACATCCTGCCCGGACCCACGGGCCCCCAGGCGGTTGTCGAGATGGTCGCCCCCTCGGGCAAGCCCTTCGATCTGGACCATGACGCGCTGCGCCTGACGGTGATCCCCGCCGATGGGGGACGGGCGACCGAAACCACCGGGTGCGCCGCGGACTAGGTCCCCGCGCAGCGCCCCCGCCGGACCTGCGCCAGGGTTGCCCCCGCCATGATCGCCGCCAGCGTCGCCAGATAGGCCAGCAGCGCGCCCCCCGCCCCCGGCCACCAGCCGGGCGCGGCCAGGCCCATCGCGGGCAGCACCGTCACCGGCCCCAGGATCAGCACCAGCCCCGCAACGGCCGCGACCACCGCGCCGCGCATCACGCCACGCACCGGCCCGGCCCGCAGGCTGCGGCGAAAGGCCCGGCGGGCGCGGGCCAGATCGTCGCCCGCGACCAGCACGGCCGGCACCACCAGCAGCACCAGCACCATCCCGAACCCCAGCCCATAGGCCAGCGTGACCACCGTGGGCTTGAGGAACAGCGCCTGCGACGAACGTTCGTACAACAGCGGGGCCAGGCCCAGGACCGTGGTGGCCGTGGTCAGCAGCACGGGGCGGAACCGGTCGGCGACCGCATCGACGATCGCGGGCCGCAGGGCCCGGGTGGCCCGGTATTCGTCGATGGTCGAGATCAGCACGATGGAATCGTTGATGATGATCCCCGACATGCCGATCAGGCCCACCACGGAAAACAGGCTCAGCGGCAGGCCCCAGGCCGCATGCCCCCAGACCGCGCCGATCAGCCCGAAGGGGATGACCGACATCACCACCAGGGGCCGCGTCCAGCTGGCAAAAATCCACGCCAGCACCATGTAGATGCCGGTCAGCGCCAGCGCGAATCCGATCAGAGCTTCTGACAGGAACGCGCGCTCCTGCTGGGCCAGGCCGGTGACGTCATAGGTCACACCGAACTGCGCGGCGATGTCGGGCAGCAGGCGGGTCTGCAGGTCGGCGGTGATCGCCGCCGCCCGCGCCGGATCGTCGCCCGAGATGTCGCCGGTGACCTCGATCATCCGCTCGCCGTTCTCGCGGCGGACGACCGAGAAGCCCGCCTCTGTGCTGACCGACACGATGTCGCCCAAGGGCACCCAGGCCCCGGACGCGGTGCGCATCTGCATCCGGTCCAGGAAATCGGCGCGGCGGTCATCCTCGGCCAGTTCCACGGTAATGGCGCCGGTGCGGGTGCCCTCGGGCCAGGTTGCGGCCTCGATCCCGCCAAGGCGCTGGCGCAGCTCGCGCGCAAGCCCGTCGGTGGTGAAGCCCAGGGCCTCGCCCTGGGGCGTCAGGCGCAGCGCCAGCTCGTCCTTGTCGTAATCCAGGCTGTCCTCCAGCGCCGAGACCTCGGGCGCCTCGGCCAGCCGCGCCTTCAGCGCCTCGGCGGCGGCCTTCAGCGTTGCGGCATCCGCACCGGTCATCAGCACCGAGATGGCATCGCCCCCCGGCCCCGACCGCCCGCCGCGAAAGCTGATCGTCTCCAGCTGGGGGTCGGTGGGCATGGCCTCCTGCAAGGCGGCGACCAGCTCGAAGCTGGAATAGGGGCGGAAATCGGGGTCGATCAGCTCCATCTGGACGGCGCCCAGCAGGTCGGCGTCCTTGGTCTCGGCCCCCGGCAGGGGACGGCCCGCATTGCCGCCGACCTGGGTCATCACATGGGTCAGCGGGCTGATGCCGTATTCTGCCTCATATTCGGCCGCGACCCGGTCCACCGCGTCCTGCACCAGTCCCATGACGCGCAGGGTGTCGTCGCGGGTGGCACCCTCCAGCATGGCGAAATTGCCCGACACGCTGCCCTGTTCGGGCGAATCGAAGAACCGCCAAGGCACCGACCCGCTGATCAGCGCCGCCGTGGACCAGGAAAAGCCCACCATGACCAGCGCCAGCACCGGATAGCGGGCGACAAGCACCAGACGCGCCAGCGGGCGCAGAACGCCCGTCACGAACCGGTCCAGCCAGCGGTTCACGACGACCGACGGCCGGTCGTACCAGCGGTCCTTGCCGTGATGGGCCAGCGCATGGGCCATGTGGTTGGGCAGGATCAGGAAACATTCGATCAGCGAAGCCGCCAGCACCAGGATCACCGTCAGCGGGATGTCCGACACCAGCGACCCGAACTGTCCGCCGATCAGCACCAGCCCGGCAAAGGCGATGATCGTGGTCAGGGTCGATGCGATCACCGGCGCGCCCATCGCACCCGCCGCCCGTTCGGCGGCGATCAGCGGCGGCTCGCCCAGCTTGCGGGCGCGATAGTCGGCATGTTCGCCCACCACGATGGCGTCGTCCACGATGATGCCCAGTGTCAGGATCAGCGCGAAAAGAGAGATCATGTTGATCGTCATGCCGACCGCGTACATCATCGCCACCGCCGCCAGCAGCGCCGCCGGGATGCCCGCCGCGACCCAGATCGCGGTGCGGGCGTTCAGAAACAGGAACAGCAGGCCCAGGACCAGCCCCAGCCCCATCAGCGCATTGTCCAAAAGCAGCGACAGCCGGGCCGAGATCTGTTCGGCCCGCGCCCGCACCAGTTCCACCGTGACCCCCTGCGGCAGGGTCGGCGCCAGCGCGTCGACGGCCGCCTGCACGTCCTGCTGCATGCCGATCGCGTCGCCCGATGCGCTGCGCTGGACGGACACCGTGACCGCCGGGTTGCCGTCGACGAAATAGGCCACGCCCCGGTCGATGCCCGTGTCGCGCACCTGCGCCACGTCACCGATGGTCAGCTGCGTCCCGTCGGGCAGCGCGGTCAGGACCAGAGCCGAGACCTGTTCGGGGGTGCGCGTCTCGGCCCCCGTGCGCACGCGCGATATGCCCGATGCCACGTCGCCCGCAGGCGTGGGCGCGGCGGCGGCGGCGATGGTCGCCGCGATCTGGTCCAACGTGATGTCGTGCTGCACCAGGTCGGCCATGCGCAACTCGACCAGGGTTTCGGGGGCGGACAGGCCGGTGACGGACAGCCGCGTCACCCCACGGGCGTACAGGCGGTTGGTCAGGTCGTCCGCGATGCGGCCCAGCTGGTCCAGGCCCACAGGGCCCGAGATCACCACGTCGGTGACCGCGTCGCGCCAGGCGCGGCGCGTGACCTCGGGGTCCTCGGCGCCCTCGGGCAGGTCGCCCGCGGCGGCGATGGCGGCTTCGACCTCGCCGGTGGCGCGGGACATGTCCCAGCCCGGCTCGAACTCCAGGGTGATGCGGGCGCTGCCTTGGCTGGACTGGCTTTCGGTCAGGGACACGCCCTCAACCGCGATCAGCGCGGGTTCCAGCACGCCGACCACCGAGCGGTCGACATCATCCGCCCCGGCCCCGTCCCAGCGGACGGCCACCTGGATCTGCTGGACGACCGTGTCGGGAAAGAACTGCGCCCTGAGGCGCGGCGCGGAATAAAGGCCCGCCACCACCATCACCGCCAGCAGCAGGTTGGCCAGCGTGGCATGGCGCACGAAGGTGCCGATCAGGCCCGGGCGCCTATCCACGGGTGGGGCCCCGGCCCTGCGCCCGCTGATCGGGCCCCTGCGCGGGCACGGGGGCGGCGGCGTCGCGGACGCGGATGCCGGTGCCCAGCTGCGGCGCGCGTTCTGCCACGATGCGCGCCCCTGCCAGGTCGGCCGGCACCGCGATGATCAGATCGTCGCCCTGCCGGCGCAGCACCGTCACGGGCGTCGCCTGCAGGCGGCCGTCCGCCCCCGCGACAAGCACGCCGCCATCCGACCCCAGGGCCGCCGCCGGGATGATCGCCGCGTCGGACAGCGCCGGTTCGGCGATGCGCGCGGTCACGAAATCGCCCGGGCGCAGCGCCTGCGCACCCTGGACCAGCCGGGCATAGACCACCCGCCCCGCCGTCCCTTCCGCGACCGAGGCCGCCGCCCGGTCCAGCCGCGCCTGCGCGACCACCGCGCCGGCGCTGCCGTCCAGCGTCACCGTCACCTCGCGGTCCAGCAGGGCACCGTCCGGGCCCAGCAGGCGCCCAAACTGGTCCAGCGACAGCGGGATCTGCAGTTCCAGCGCCGCGGGGTCGATGATCGTGGCCAGCTGTTCGTTCACGCCGACCAGCGCGCCCTCGACCGCGGTGACGGCGGTGACGCGCCCGTCGAAGCCCGCGCGCAGTTCCGTGTCGGCCAGCGCGCGGCGGGCCTCGGTCACGGCGATCTCGGCCCTGCGCAGGGCGTTCTCGGCCGCGGTCACGGCGCTTTGCGCGTCGGCCTGGGCGGCGCGGGCGGCGATCACGGTCTGGCTGGCGGTGGATGCGGCCAGTTCGGCGGTCTCGCGGTCCAGGCTGGTGCCCAGGCCGCGGTCGGCCAGCTGCTCCTGCCGCGTCACCGCGGCGGCGCGCAGTTCGGCCTGGCGGTCCGCCGCGGCCACGTCCTGGGCCGCGATGTCGACGCGGCGGCGCGCATCCTCCAGCACGCCCTGGGCGTCGGCGCGTTCGGCCTGGCTGCTGTCCAGCGCCGCCTGTGCGGCGGACGGGTCGATGCGCGCCAGCAGCTGGCCCGCGACGACCGTGCCGCCCTCCTGCAAGGCGGGGTCCAGCTGGACGATGCGGCCCCCGGCACCCGCGCGCAGTTGCAGATTGCGTCGCGACAGGACCTGGCCGAACACCTGCATCTGCGGCTGGACCACCCCCGGCGCGACCGTGACCAGCCGCGCGGCATAGACCTGTTCGGCAGGGGCGCGCACCGCGGGTCCGTCCCCGTCCGGCGTCACCGCACGCCACAGGATCCCCGCGGCCAGTATCAGCAGGGCCAGCGTCAGGAAGGTCAGGAACAGCCCCAGAAGGCTGCGGGACAGGAAACGCATGCGGATGGTCCATCTATGGGATGGCCGGGATAGCGCATGATGGGCAAACGAAACCTAAACGGAAAGCGATTCCAGCCGCGCCTGCAGCGACAGAAGGTCCGCCCAGGCCTCGCGCTTGGCGGCAGGGTTGCGCAGCAGATAGGACGGGTGCGTCATGGGCAGCGCGGGCCGCCCGAACGCCTGCACCCACTGGCCGCGCAGGCGCAGGATGCCGCGTTTCTCGATCGCCGCCTGACAGGCGATGTTGCCCATCAGCACGATCAGGTCGGGCGCCACCAGATCGACATGGCGGCGCAGGAACGGCAGGCTCACGGCAATTTCATCGGGCTCGGGGTCGCGGTTGCCGGGCGGGCGCCATGTCAGGACGTTCGTGACATAGAAAACGCGTTCCGCATCGACCCCGTCGCGCGACAGCCCGATGGCCGCGAACATGCGGTCCAGCATCTGTCCCGCGCGCCCCACGAAGGGGCGGCCCTGCCGGTCCTCCTCGTCGCCCGGCGCCTCTCCGAGGATCAGGACGCGGGCCTTGGGATTGCCATCGGCAAAGCAGAAATTGCGGGCGCCCTTCTTCAGCTCGATCCCGTCAAACCCCTGCTGGGCCTCGGCCAGCGCGGCCAGGGTGCCGGCCCCGTCGGCCAGTGCCTGCGCCAGGGCCACGCGGCCGGCCAGATCGTCGTCGGCGGGCGGCGGCGGGGCCTGGGGCACAGGAGCCGCGGGCGCCACGCGGGTCGGCAGGTCGAACCGGTCGACCGGCGCATCTAGCATGGGCACGTCGCAGCCCATCTCCAGCTGCCAGTCCAGCAGCGCCAGCGCGCTGTCCCCGTCCAGCGTGATTCCCCGATATGTGGCCTGATCGTTCATCGCCGCACGCTAGGGCCGCGGACCGCCCTAGTCCACCACCAGCATGTAACCGGTGCCCCGCACCGTCTGCAGGAAGCGCGGCTCGCGCGGGTCGGGCTCGATCTTGCGGCGCAGGCGGGTGATCTGCACGTCGATGGCGCGCTCTCCGTTCTCGTCCTCGCCGCCGCCCCGGCCCAGGTCGTCGATCAGGTCGGCGCGGCTGACCGGCTGGCCCCTGCTGGCCGCAAGACGGCGCAGCAGCGCGGTTTCCGTGCCCGTCAGGCGCAGCGGCGCGTCGCCGTTCCACAACTCGCCCTTGTCCGTGTCATAGCGCAGCGCGCCAAGCGTCAGGTATTTCGGCTGCGCCACCTCGACCACCGGCACCCGGCGCAGGATCGCACCGATGCGCAGCAGCAGTTCGCGCGGCTCGAAGGGCTTGGGCAGGTAATCGTCGGCGCCGCTTTCCAGCCCGCTGATCCGGTCCTCGGTCTCGCCCTTGGCGGTCAGCAGCAGGATCGGCGTGTCGATGCGCTCGCGCAGCGCCCGCGTCAGGGCCAGGCCGTCCTCTCCGGGCATCATCACGTCCATGACGATCAGATCGAATTCCAGCCCCGCCAGCAGGCGGCGCGCCTGGACCGCGTCACGGGCCATGGTGACCATGTATCCGTTCTTGCGCAGGAACCGCCCCAGCAGCGCGCGGATGCGTTCGTCGTCGTCGACGATCAGCAGGTGGCAGTCGGTATGCGTCATGGCGGCCTCAGCGGTCTTCGGGAAGATCCTTCAGCGCCTGATACTGCGCCCGGGTCTCGGGGTCCATCATCGCCTCCAGAACCTGGCGGAACCCCGACACGGCCTGGGGCCCGGCATTGCGATAGGCGGCGCGCATCCGTGCCCGCTGCGCCTCGGACAGGCGGCGTTCCAGGGCGGTGCCCTTGGCCGTCAGGTGCAGCTGGCGTTCGCGCCGGTCGCGCCGGCCGATGCGGCTGTCGACCAGCCCGTCCTCGATCAGGGTGCGCAGCACGCGGTTCAGCGACTGCTTGGTCACGCCCAGCACCGCCAGCAGCGAGGTGACCGTCAGCCCCGGATCGCGGTTGACGAAATGCAGCGCGCGGTGATGGGCGCGGCCGTAATC is a window from the Paracoccus marcusii genome containing:
- the map gene encoding type I methionyl aminopeptidase gives rise to the protein MDEGRITREGIRLHMPGDFAGMRAAGALAARILDEVGPMVAPGVTTGALDDFIRGRVTELGATSATIGYRGYQHASCISVNHVVCHGIPGDKSLKDGDILNIDVTVILDGWFGDTSRMYVAGKPSLKAQRLLQVTHDALMKGIEAVRPGATFGDIGAAIQTYAEERRMSVVRDFCGHGIGRVFHSPPNVLHFGRPGKGPVLEEGMFFTIEPMINLGRPETKVLADDWTAVTRDKSLSAQFEHSIGVTADGCEIFTPSDRFFPELA
- a CDS encoding YqgE/AlgH family protein, whose amino-acid sequence is MMTSITGDSAQDRNLTGKILIAMPGMSDPRFERSVVLVCAHSDEGAMGLVLNRPLPEIGFGDLLDQLGIEAEEDARPIEVRFGGPVEPGRGFVLHKVAEHGQDPEGRLRIGQALAMTTTRDILVELAQGYGPDPAVLALGYAGWGPGQLETEMLANGWLTGDGAEDLIFDLSHEDKWQRALRAQGIDPSLLSAASGRA
- a CDS encoding protein-disulfide reductase DsbD domain-containing protein yields the protein MTHFPRPLLATALALVLTGPAIAQDDLPPGLRGAQLLPGWTEPGGARILALELLLEPGWKTYWRSPGDTGLPPQLDWAGSRNLSHVTLHWPAPQAIRSGETLEMGYHDRLVLPLTAHPQDPGKPVDIAAQIDLGLCENICVPVHLELRAPPVGTQSDPVIASALAAEPQRLDGNPACEVTPLADGLRVAMDLPQGPATLAAVELTDNPQVWVSAADILPGPTGPQAVVEMVAPSGKPFDLDHDALRLTVIPADGGRATETTGCAAD
- a CDS encoding efflux RND transporter permease subunit, with product MDRRPGLIGTFVRHATLANLLLAVMVVAGLYSAPRLRAQFFPDTVVQQIQVAVRWDGAGADDVDRSVVGVLEPALIAVEGVSLTESQSSQGSARITLEFEPGWDMSRATGEVEAAIAAAGDLPEGAEDPEVTRRAWRDAVTDVVISGPVGLDQLGRIADDLTNRLYARGVTRLSVTGLSAPETLVELRMADLVQHDITLDQIAATIAAAAAPTPAGDVASGISRVRTGAETRTPEQVSALVLTALPDGTQLTIGDVAQVRDTGIDRGVAYFVDGNPAVTVSVQRSASGDAIGMQQDVQAAVDALAPTLPQGVTVELVRARAEQISARLSLLLDNALMGLGLVLGLLFLFLNARTAIWVAAGIPAALLAAVAMMYAVGMTINMISLFALILTLGIIVDDAIVVGEHADYRARKLGEPPLIAAERAAGAMGAPVIASTLTTIIAFAGLVLIGGQFGSLVSDIPLTVILVLAASLIECFLILPNHMAHALAHHGKDRWYDRPSVVVNRWLDRFVTGVLRPLARLVLVARYPVLALVMVGFSWSTAALISGSVPWRFFDSPEQGSVSGNFAMLEGATRDDTLRVMGLVQDAVDRVAAEYEAEYGISPLTHVMTQVGGNAGRPLPGAETKDADLLGAVQMELIDPDFRPYSSFELVAALQEAMPTDPQLETISFRGGRSGPGGDAISVLMTGADAATLKAAAEALKARLAEAPEVSALEDSLDYDKDELALRLTPQGEALGFTTDGLARELRQRLGGIEAATWPEGTRTGAITVELAEDDRRADFLDRMQMRTASGAWVPLGDIVSVSTEAGFSVVRRENGERMIEVTGDISGDDPARAAAITADLQTRLLPDIAAQFGVTYDVTGLAQQERAFLSEALIGFALALTGIYMVLAWIFASWTRPLVVMSVIPFGLIGAVWGHAAWGLPLSLFSVVGLIGMSGIIINDSIVLISTIDEYRATRALRPAIVDAVADRFRPVLLTTATTVLGLAPLLYERSSQALFLKPTVVTLAYGLGFGMVLVLLVVPAVLVAGDDLARARRAFRRSLRAGPVRGVMRGAVVAAVAGLVLILGPVTVLPAMGLAAPGWWPGAGGALLAYLATLAAIMAGATLAQVRRGRCAGT
- a CDS encoding efflux RND transporter periplasmic adaptor subunit, whose translation is MRFLSRSLLGLFLTFLTLALLILAAGILWRAVTPDGDGPAVRAPAEQVYAARLVTVAPGVVQPQMQVFGQVLSRRNLQLRAGAGGRIVQLDPALQEGGTVVAGQLLARIDPSAAQAALDSSQAERADAQGVLEDARRRVDIAAQDVAAADRQAELRAAAVTRQEQLADRGLGTSLDRETAELAASTASQTVIAARAAQADAQSAVTAAENALRRAEIAVTEARRALADTELRAGFDGRVTAVTAVEGALVGVNEQLATIIDPAALELQIPLSLDQFGRLLGPDGALLDREVTVTLDGSAGAVVAQARLDRAAASVAEGTAGRVVYARLVQGAQALRPGDFVTARIAEPALSDAAIIPAAALGSDGGVLVAGADGRLQATPVTVLRRQGDDLIIAVPADLAGARIVAERAPQLGTGIRVRDAAAPVPAQGPDQRAQGRGPTRG
- a CDS encoding uracil-DNA glycosylase, translating into MNDQATYRGITLDGDSALALLDWQLEMGCDVPMLDAPVDRFDLPTRVAPAAPVPQAPPPPADDDLAGRVALAQALADGAGTLAALAEAQQGFDGIELKKGARNFCFADGNPKARVLILGEAPGDEEDRQGRPFVGRAGQMLDRMFAAIGLSRDGVDAERVFYVTNVLTWRPPGNRDPEPDEIAVSLPFLRRHVDLVAPDLIVLMGNIACQAAIEKRGILRLRGQWVQAFGRPALPMTHPSYLLRNPAAKREAWADLLSLQARLESLSV
- a CDS encoding response regulator is translated as MTHTDCHLLIVDDDERIRALLGRFLRKNGYMVTMARDAVQARRLLAGLEFDLIVMDVMMPGEDGLALTRALRERIDTPILLLTAKGETEDRISGLESGADDYLPKPFEPRELLLRIGAILRRVPVVEVAQPKYLTLGALRYDTDKGELWNGDAPLRLTGTETALLRRLAASRGQPVSRADLIDDLGRGGGEDENGERAIDVQITRLRRKIEPDPREPRFLQTVRGTGYMLVVD
- a CDS encoding MarR family winged helix-turn-helix transcriptional regulator, which encodes MQEKARIQAMMGEDLLFLTDDQLRRGIEAMFFAYRAFTADPDLILAELDYGRAHHRALHFVNRDPGLTVTSLLAVLGVTKQSLNRVLRTLIEDGLVDSRIGRRDRRERQLHLTAKGTALERRLSEAQRARMRAAYRNAGPQAVSGFRQVLEAMMDPETRAQYQALKDLPEDR